In Bifidobacterium adolescentis ATCC 15703, the sequence CGACTATTCCGACGGCATACGTGGCACTGACGAGGGGCGTGCCGTCGATTCCGCACGGTCATTTGCAAAAACACCATCCGCGGAATCGACTTCGACTCCGGAAATGCTTCCGGCATCGCAGCCCCAGCATGGCCCCGCCCGTCTCGTCGCGTCCGGCGTGAGTCCAAAGAAAGTACTTGCCGTGGCCGGAATCAACGCGCTGATCGCCTGCCTGTGCGGTCTGGCTGTCGTTACATTGACCGGCTACTGGTGGTTCATCCTGGTCGGTATCGCCTGTCTCGTGGCCGGCTGGTGCTACGTCGGCGGCAAACACCCCTATGGCTACCACTATTTGGGTGAGATATTCGTTTTCATCTTTTTCGGGCTCGTCGCCGCCTGCGGCACGATGTTCGCCCTGGCCGGCACAATCTCGACCGAAGGCATGCTCGGCGGCGCCAACGTCGGCCTCATCGCCGTCGCGGTCCTGTGCGTCAACAACCTACGCGACGTCGAAACCGACCGCACGCACGGCAAGCACACATGGATGACCGCTTTGGGCCGGCGCAACGGCACGGTTTTTGCGATTGCGCTGCTGTCCGTCGCCGTGCTGTTGCTCGCCGCTTATATACTGCTGCTGTCGACGCCTGCGATGCCGACAATCGCAATACTGGCGGTCACGTGCGCGATGTGCGCTGCCGCCGCCGTCGCGATCGCAAGAAAAAAATACGGCGAGGCGCTGCCGCTGTGCACGTTCTCCTCACTGGCGCTCGCCGTAACGTACGTGTGTTGCGTGGTGTTTGCCTAGCGCTGCAACGACAGTGCAACGAAATGAAAATTGTTGCAAAACGTGGGGCGTCAATCGTCGGAAACGGCTTGTTTTGGGTGTGCCAAGCGGTAGACTTGCAAGCATGACTTACAAACTAGTACTGCTCCGTCACGGACAGAGCGCATGGAATAAAACCAATCAGTTCACCGGCTGGGTCGACGTCCCGCTGACCGAGCAGGGTGTCGAGGAAGCCAAGAACGGCGGCCGCCTGCTCAAGGAGAAGAACGTCCTGCCTGACATCGTCTTCACCTCGATGCTGCGTCGCGCCATCAACACCGCCAACGTCGCGCTGGACGAGGCCGATCGCCTGTGGATTCCGGTCAAGCGCAGCTGGCGTCTGAACGAGCGTCACTACGGCGCCCTGCAGGGCAAGAACAAGACCGAGATCCGTCAGGAGTACGGTGACGAGAAGTTCATGCTGTGGCGTCGTTCCTACGCCACACCGCCGCCGGAGATCGATCCGAACGACGAGTACGCGCAGAACAACGATCCGCGCTACACCGGCGATCCGGTTCCGGAAGCCGAGTGCCTGGCCGACGTGGTCAAGCGCGTTGAGCCGTACTTCAAGTCCGACATCGAGCCGGAGCTGAAGGCTGGCAAGACCGTTCTGATCGCCGCTCACGGCAACTCCCTGCGCGCCATCGTGAAGATGCTGGACAACCTCTCCGAAGAGGAGATCGCCAAGGTCAACATCCCGACCGCAATGCCGCTGCTGTACGAGCTGGACGAGAACTTCAAGCCGATCAAGCCGCGTGGCGAGTACCTGGATCCGGAAGCCGCCGCTGCCGGTGCTGCCGCCGTCGCCGCTCAGGGCCAGAAGTGAGTTTGTTGCGATTGGGCGCGTGAATAGTCGCGGCTGATCGCATGAAACACATACGAAAAGGTGGGAACCTGTATACCGTAGGTTCCCATCTTTCGTTATTGCCGGCGCCTTTGTCGGTAAGTCTTTTTCACGTTGTATCTGCGTTTTGCTGATGTCGCCTTGCCTGCGCGGCTCGGCGGGTGCCGTGCGGCGCAGGCAAGGCGGACAAAACGGAATCGCAAGAACGTCAGATCACGCCGTATTCCTTGAGCAATGTCGGAATATCAGTGGAATCCAGCTTCTTCACGATCTGTTTCAACACGCCCCTTTCGATGGGGTTGAGCTTCATATCGGTGATCGGTTTGCCGTCTCGCAGCATCACCGTGGCGTTGAGCAGGTTGCGCACGTCGTAGACCGAACCCCACACCTCCGGCACGCCGCGGTCCACGTCGCACAGCGTGTACACGGCCTCCATGCCGGTGCGCATCGAATATTCGGTGGTGAAGATCGTGTCGCGCGGCGTCTCCGCGAATTGGCCGAGGAATGCGAAATTCACCGCGCCATCCGGCACCACATCGGGGCGGTCGCCGGCGGAACGCGGCATGAAGAAGGCATCGATGTACGGCATCATCACCGGAACCGTGTTGGCGTGGTTCTTCGCCAAGTCGGCGATTTTGTCGGTCGGCACGCCCATGTGGTACAGCCATTCCTCGCAGATCTCCTCGCCGGTGCAATCCTGCATCGGCTTCTTCACATAGTTGCCGGGCTTGTCGGGGAACAGACCATACACCCATACGCACAGCTGGTCCTTCGGCTGGTCTCGGAACTGCTGCTGGCGATTCAGCGTCCAGCTCATCAGCCAATTGGAATCCTCAACGGTGACGATGCCGCCGGTCACCACACGTCCGGAGAACGGATCGCGCTTGCAGATCTTCTGGATGTATGGCGGAATCTCGCCGTCCAACGTGGTGACGGTGGCGCTCATCCACTTCGAATGCTCCGGGTCGGAGCAGAACACGTCCGGATGTCCGAAGCTCGGATCCTGCGCCGCGATGCGACGCCACATATCCCAACCGCCGCCGGGCTTGATCTCCGGAGCCCACGCGGCCGGCTCGGTCTGCGAACCCATCGAGGAGTTCTCCACGCAGCCGCCATTGGTGATGAACACCAGATCGTTCTCGCCCAAATCGATGCTGCGGGTCGTGCCATCCGCCTTGGTCAGGTCGATGCGCGTGGCCATCTTCTTGGTCGGCGAGCTGAACGGATTGCGCGGATACGCGCCGTATTCGGCCTGCTTCCTCAAAATCGTGTCCTGCCCGGTGCCGGTGCGCTGGCGTACGGGACCCATGCCGCCGCCAATCGCGAAATCGACGTTCTCCACCTTCACGTTGTAGTGGAACTGCACGCCGAAGCCTTCCAGATACTTGATCATCGGCAGAATCATCGACTCGTACTGGTTGTAGCGGGTGAACCGCAACGCGCTGAAGTCCGGCAGTCCGCCGATATGGTGGATGTAGCGGCGGATGTACAGCTTCATCTCCAACGCGCTATGCCAGTTCTCGAAGGCGAACATGGTGCGCCAGTACATCCAGAAGTTCGTATCGAACACCTCATCGTCGAAGAAGTCGGAGATCTTCTTGCCGTATAGTTCCTCGTTCGGTGTGAAGAACAGCTCCATGATCTCCATCGACGCCTTGTCGGACAGCGCGAACTTGCCGTTCGTGCCGCCGTCCACGCCGCGCGCCTTGGTGGAACGGCACAGCGAATAGTTCGGATCGTCCTTGTTGAGCCAGTAGTATTCGTCCAACACGGACACGCCATCCGTTTCGATGGACGGGATGGAACGGAACAGGTCCCACATCACCTCGAAATGGTTGTCCATCTCGCGGCCGCCACGCATCACATAGCCGACGCCAGGAATGTTCGCGCCATCGCAGGCACCGCCCGGAACCGGGTCCTTCTCGAATACGTGGATGTGGTCGCCGGGCATCTGCGCGTCACGCACCAGATAGCAGGCGGCGGACAGCGCTGCAAGACCCGTGCCGATGATGTAGGCGTTCTTATCGTCGATTCCCTCGGGCTTCCTTGGCCGGGCGAACGCTTCGTAATTGCCGTTGGAATAGTACATGACTTCCTCCTTTGGATGCCGCTGGGCACTATTGTGCCGCGTCGTGGGACACAAGTATACGGGCATGAACTGGACGCGATGTCTAGTTTTTACGACTATCGGAGGAATTTCGCTTATAGGTGGCGGATTGCGCCTGCATGCGAAAGTGATTTTGCCTATATGTGGCAGATTTCTTTTGGAAAAGGATGTTCGGTGGCGGGATTTTTACCCCCTTATGATGTTTTTGGCCGAGGTCATCTGCCACATATAAGCGAGATGGGTGGCTTCC encodes:
- the menA gene encoding 1,4-dihydroxy-2-naphthoate octaprenyltransferase, which encodes MRFMEISTWIRGARLKTLPLAIAPVVIGATLSWRGVFLYSQGGDIWHEPCPFFGGQHDLSELKFGSLVGECQRSAGWFILVAVLCGCVALFLQVAANFANDYSDGIRGTDEGRAVDSARSFAKTPSAESTSTPEMLPASQPQHGPARLVASGVSPKKVLAVAGINALIACLCGLAVVTLTGYWWFILVGIACLVAGWCYVGGKHPYGYHYLGEIFVFIFFGLVAACGTMFALAGTISTEGMLGGANVGLIAVAVLCVNNLRDVETDRTHGKHTWMTALGRRNGTVFAIALLSVAVLLLAAYILLLSTPAMPTIAILAVTCAMCAAAAVAIARKKYGEALPLCTFSSLALAVTYVCCVVFA
- a CDS encoding phosphoglyceromutase yields the protein MTYKLVLLRHGQSAWNKTNQFTGWVDVPLTEQGVEEAKNGGRLLKEKNVLPDIVFTSMLRRAINTANVALDEADRLWIPVKRSWRLNERHYGALQGKNKTEIRQEYGDEKFMLWRRSYATPPPEIDPNDEYAQNNDPRYTGDPVPEAECLADVVKRVEPYFKSDIEPELKAGKTVLIAAHGNSLRAIVKMLDNLSEEEIAKVNIPTAMPLLYELDENFKPIKPRGEYLDPEAAAAGAAAVAAQGQK
- a CDS encoding oleate hydratase, with product MYYSNGNYEAFARPRKPEGIDDKNAYIIGTGLAALSAACYLVRDAQMPGDHIHVFEKDPVPGGACDGANIPGVGYVMRGGREMDNHFEVMWDLFRSIPSIETDGVSVLDEYYWLNKDDPNYSLCRSTKARGVDGGTNGKFALSDKASMEIMELFFTPNEELYGKKISDFFDDEVFDTNFWMYWRTMFAFENWHSALEMKLYIRRYIHHIGGLPDFSALRFTRYNQYESMILPMIKYLEGFGVQFHYNVKVENVDFAIGGGMGPVRQRTGTGQDTILRKQAEYGAYPRNPFSSPTKKMATRIDLTKADGTTRSIDLGENDLVFITNGGCVENSSMGSQTEPAAWAPEIKPGGGWDMWRRIAAQDPSFGHPDVFCSDPEHSKWMSATVTTLDGEIPPYIQKICKRDPFSGRVVTGGIVTVEDSNWLMSWTLNRQQQFRDQPKDQLCVWVYGLFPDKPGNYVKKPMQDCTGEEICEEWLYHMGVPTDKIADLAKNHANTVPVMMPYIDAFFMPRSAGDRPDVVPDGAVNFAFLGQFAETPRDTIFTTEYSMRTGMEAVYTLCDVDRGVPEVWGSVYDVRNLLNATVMLRDGKPITDMKLNPIERGVLKQIVKKLDSTDIPTLLKEYGVI